A part of Gambusia affinis linkage group LG19, SWU_Gaff_1.0, whole genome shotgun sequence genomic DNA contains:
- the LOC122822017 gene encoding perforin-1-like: MDSSMFLLTFSIFAGFLLCLPRYLTASCTDGKPRECQEAEFAPGSNLAGEGFDITKMERKAAFVLDMNQWKRKDKTCTLCANPFLEGKKMKLPLSVLDWRAKQTCSAKVSSKLYKSSESLVSSSTSSVENNWKTELEVEMKGKSGNLMLAGTESKVAEYSMEKTKNDKFSFASTSMSCEYYSYRVSSTPKLNRDFNKAVKKLPKVYSPEYKSRFYTLIDVYGTHYITKVKLGGQIQTVTSIANCEVSLQGLKTEEIQMCLEAEASASVKVSVKAEMKHCQTAADKLDSKKSFSDTFSDRFTEIKGGLTTDSDLLFSSNKNPEAYKEWLASVPQHPDLVSYSLSSLHELLPENTPVRKNLRKAISHYILEKGLWRNCSERCPAGIRTDSRDSCVCQCHNEPAVNSDCCPTRKGMARVFITVIKAEDLWGDHSGGTDGYVKVFVNKQEVYRSSVIWNNNSPKWAAFVDLETRDISSGNVVRFEIWDEDNKWDDDLLGECERRLSAGVFEDVCPLQHGRFYFKWEVKCIPSLTGSLCTEYNKSRMKESLKSLYVSRHAHPIPKSVLVEMGVFVDEGSSGSTFWNQSLAGKTSV, from the exons ATGGACAGCAGCATGTTCCTATTGACTTTTTCCATCTTTGCCGGCTTCCTGCTCTGCCTCCCTCGGTATTTGACTGCGTCCTGCACTGATGGGAAGCCCAGAGAGTGTCAGGAGGCCGAATTCGCTCCTGGATCCAACTTAGCAGGGGAAGGATTCGACATCACCAAGATGGAGCGTAAAGCCGCCTTTGTGCTCGACATGAATCAGTGGAAACGCAAAGACAAGACCTGCACCCTGTGCGCTAACCCATtcctggagggcaaaaagatgAAGCTGCCCCTGTCCGTACTGGACTGGAGGGCCAAGCAGACCTGCAGCGCTAAAGTTTCCTCCAAGCTCTACAAATCCAGCGAGTCTCTGGTCAGCTCCAGCACCTCCTCTGTTGAGAACAACTGGAAGACCGAATTAGAAGTCGAAATGAAAGGTAAATCTGGCAACCTGATGCTGGCTGGGACCGAATCGAAGGTTGCTGAATACTCcatggagaaaacaaagaatgacAAGTTCAGCTTTGCAAGTACCAGCATGTCCTGCGAGTACTACAG CTACAGAGTGTCCAGCACTCCCAAGTTGAACAGAGATTTCAACAAAGCAGTGAAAAAGCTTCCTAAAGTCTACAGCCCAGAATACAAGTCCAGATTTTACACGCTGATTGACGTTTATGGCACCCATTACATCACCAAG GTGAAACTGGGAGGACAGATCCAGACTGTGACCAGCATCGCGAATTGCGAAGTGAGTCTCCAGGGtctgaaaacagaggaaatccAAATGTGTCTGGAGGCCGAAGCGTCTGCAAGCGTCAAAGTTAGTGTGAAAGCAGAGATGAAGCACTGCCAGACGGCTGCAGACAAACTGGACAGCAAGAAATCCTTCTCCGACACCTTCAGCGACAG gttcacagaaataaaaggtGGGCTCACCACAGACTCGgaccttcttttttcttccaacaaaaACCCAGAGGCCTACAAGGAGTGGTTGGCTTCAGTCCCACAGCACCCAGACCTCGTTTCGTATTCCCTCTCGTCGCTCCACGAGTTGCTCCCCGAAAACACTCCGGTCAGGAAAAACTTGCGCAAAGCCATCAGCCATTACATTTTGGAGAAAGGCCTGTGGAGGAATTGCAGCGAGCGCTGTCCGGCCGGAATACGGACCGACTCCAGGGACTCCTGCGTGTGTCAGTGCCACAACGAACCAGCGGTGAACTCTGACTGCTGCCCGACCCGGAAGGGAATGGCCCGCGTTTTCATAACGGTGATAAAGGCCGAGGATCTGTGGGGGGACCACAGCGGCGGCACGGACGGCTACGTCAAGGTGTTTGTCAATAAACAGGAGGTTTACCGTTCTTCCGTCATTTGGAACAACAACAGCCCAAAGTGGGCCGCGTTCGTTGACCTAGAAACCCGGGACATCTCTTCCGGAAACGTCGTGCGATTTGAAATTTGGGATGAAGACAACAAATGGGACGACGACCTGCTGGGAGAATGTGAGCGACGCCTGTCTGCCGGAGTTTTTGAAGATGTGTGCCCTCTCCAACATGGCCGATTCTACTTCAAATGGGAGGTGAAGTGTATTCCCAGTCTGACCGGAAGTTTGTGTACCGAGTATAACAAGTCACGCATGAAGGAAAGCCTGAAGAGCCTGTACGTGTCCCGTCACGCCCACCCGATCCCGAAGTCCGTCCTGGTGGAGATGGGAGTGTTTGTGGATGAAGGGAGCTCTGGTTCCACTTTTTGGAACCAGAGCCTGGCTGGGAAAACCTCCGTGTGA